A segment of the Deltaproteobacteria bacterium genome:
GCATTACGCCGAACCTATCTCGCCTCTCATCTTTCCGCAGTCATCAGTGCAAAAGCTGGTTCGATGTGCAGAGAATCTCATCCCAGTCGCCTTCCCCTCCGGGGCCAATGCCGGAGGAGGAGCTCCCATAACACTCGCCGGGGCCATGGCCCTGGCAAATGCCGAGTGTCTGGGAGGACTTGTCATTCACCAGCTCAAAAGGCCTGGAGCTCCTTTTCTTTACGGGTTCAACGTCTCCATCATGGACATGAGGACGGCGATTATCAGCTATGGAGCCCCTGAGTGGAGTCTTACCGCAGCGGGCCAGGCGGATATGGCCAGGTACTATCGGCTTCCATCCTGGGGGTTCGCCGGTGCGACAGATGCCAAACTAGTGGATGCCCAGGCAGGTGCCGAGGCCGTGTTCTCCGTCTACAACGCCATGCTCAGCCGGAACAACCTGGTTCACGATGTGGGGTATATCGAATTCGGGACAACCTCTTCCATGGAAATGATCATCCTGGTGGACGAGATCATAGACATGTGCCGTCGCCTTATGGAAGGCATTCCGGTAAATCCCCGGACTCTGGCCATGGAAGCCATCGAAAGGGCCAAGGCCAGAGGCGGATTTATAGACGATGACCATACTCTTGACAACTGGAGGGAGGCCCAGTTTCAACCTCGCCGCCTCGATCGAATGCAGTACGACCTGTGGGAATCCTCTGGGAAGCTGGATCTTTACGACAAACTCAACAAGGAGGCCAGGGAGATCATGACCACATACAAACCCGAGCCGAAGTCCCCTGATGTCGTCAAGGAAATAACGAAAATGCTGCAAAGGCGCTGACCTTTCTCCCCGACCGAGGCCTCTCGGCACAGGCAGCCTGGCCTTGACTTTTGCTTCGGGAAAGGCTAAACAGGGAGCAAAGAGAAGAGAGGAATGGTAGCCTCCATGGAACGTCGAGAGTTCCTTGAGGAAGACCGTAGAAAATATCCCAGGTATGATTCGGTTCCTGAGATTACATACACCTACGGCTTCTACAGCGAACCCATCGAGGCCGAAACCCTGGAACTCAGCCTTGGGGGGGCGCGCATACACACCGCGGTACCCCTCCTGGTCGGAGAGAGTCTTGAGGTGAACATTTCGGTGGATGAGGAAGAGATCGATGTCGTGGCAAAGGTCGTCCACACCAGCAGGCTGGCGGATGACCGTTTCGTCGTTGGACTGAGTTTTGAGAATATCTCGGAGATCAAGAGGAAGGTGCTCAATCACTTCTTCAGCAGCTACGTAAGAAACTACCCGCGTGGATCCATCTGAGGCGCCCTTGTCCAGGGACTTATTCTTCTTTCAGACCTCGGCGGATCATCTCCACAGGCTATTCAAATCTTGATGTGCTTCCTGAACCGGTTCAGATTCCCCAGAATCTCAAGAAAATCCTTGCGGGTGATCTCACAGGGACGGCCGCAGTGGGGACAGTCCACGGTAATGTCTCTAACCATATCCCCGGCCTGGAGTGATACGATGGACTTTTTCCCGCAGTGCTTGCACTGGAGGCGAAACTTGAGATTCAGCATGCCGAACCCGGACTAGATGAACTCCACCTCCACCTCCTCGATGGAGGAGATTCTCGGCTTCGATAGGTCGACAGAGGCGATCGACCTGAAGGGGAGATAGGCGAAGGAGGTAAAGAGGGTGAGACATCTCTTCCCGAACATGTCAGCCCCCACATTGGGCTGATGTGCCCGTATGAGGACGGACCGGCCTAGACGTGACATGAGGCGGTTGAAATAGTCTCTCCCAAACTGCGGGCGTCCCACATACTCTCCGAGGCGCTCTCCCTCTACATCCTGGAAATCTCCCCACACGATCTGGTTCCAGGACACATCCCCAGGGCTCACATTGTTGATGTCTTCAAGTGTTTCCACATCCGGCAGTGCACCGTGGAGCCCCAGTATCCCATTAGACGAAAAGACCGCAAAGGGAAGGCAAACAAGGGTCTCATGAAAGGCCTGCCGCCTCTCCAGGGATAGTTGAAGCCAGAAATCGGCAGGATAGAATTCTTTGACGAGGAATCCCTCATGGTTGCCCATGAGAAGGATCAGGTTACGCGGGAATCGGACTTTCAGGCCGAGCAGGTGCAGGATGTTCTCAAGTGAATGGTCGCCCCGGTCGACATAATCTCCCAAAAAGACGACCGTGTTCTCCTCGTTGAGATACCCTTCCGTGACCTTCCGGCTCGCATCCAGGTCGCCGTGGGTATCCCCGACAAAAACCGCCTTTCCCCTATCCGGAAGGGCGATCAGCCGCGGCTCGTCTTCCAGAATCTCCTTTGCCGCTCTGAGCAGCGCTCTCTCTTCCACAGTCCTCAATCCCCGGGGACAACACTTACGATGAGTCCCGGCTGGTATAGACCACACACCCTACCGGCCGCCGGAAAGTATCCCTGACAGAGGCCCCTCACTCAGGGCCTGCCTTCTACGGCTGTTACGTATACCCTGCGGTTCCTTGGCCCGTCGAACTCACAAAAATAGATCCCCTGCCAGGTTCCGAGAACCAGTCGATTCGATCTCACAAAAACCACCACCGACGACCCCATGATGCTCGCCTTGATGTGAGCCGGAGAATTGCCCTCTCCATGGCGATAGGCTTGGTCCCGGGGAATGATCCTTTCAAGAGCGGTAATGACGTCTTCCTGTACGCTGGGGTCTGCATTCTCGTTCACGGTAAGACCTGCCGTCGTGTGTGGCACGTAAACATAACAGACTCCGTCTGAGACATCCAGCCTCTCGATCACCCCCTGCACCCGGTCGGTAATGTCTATAAACTCAACTCGCGAAATGCTGCGTATTTCAACCGTCTCCATCGACTGCCTCCCCCTCACAAGCCGGCCACCGGGAAGACCTTCCGGCTCTCACTCTTACCCGTAAAAGGCCAGGGCAGCGAAACTCACCATGGACCGGCCGTCTGGCGTAGCCCCCTGGTCGTACTTCAGAACC
Coding sequences within it:
- a CDS encoding YjbQ family protein gives rise to the protein METVEIRSISRVEFIDITDRVQGVIERLDVSDGVCYVYVPHTTAGLTVNENADPSVQEDVITALERIIPRDQAYRHGEGNSPAHIKASIMGSSVVVFVRSNRLVLGTWQGIYFCEFDGPRNRRVYVTAVEGRP
- a CDS encoding serine/threonine protein phosphatase — its product is MEERALLRAAKEILEDEPRLIALPDRGKAVFVGDTHGDLDASRKVTEGYLNEENTVVFLGDYVDRGDHSLENILHLLGLKVRFPRNLILLMGNHEGFLVKEFYPADFWLQLSLERRQAFHETLVCLPFAVFSSNGILGLHGALPDVETLEDINNVSPGDVSWNQIVWGDFQDVEGERLGEYVGRPQFGRDYFNRLMSRLGRSVLIRAHQPNVGADMFGKRCLTLFTSFAYLPFRSIASVDLSKPRISSIEEVEVEFI
- a CDS encoding trimethylamine methyltransferase family protein, which encodes MKQIDVETVRPTIRILSDEQITAIHHASLEILARHGVRVLDEETRAFLRQAGASLREDGWVKIPQHLVKRALSTAPETMVLSNQRGERVMFLEEGKTYFGTGSDTLFTIDVETGQRRRVGREDVGRLARLCDALPNIDFIMSMGNPRDVPTADVYLYEFAEMVFNSNKPIVFTADTTRDIDDIIEMASLIAGGKDRLRERPFLLHYAEPISPLIFPQSSVQKLVRCAENLIPVAFPSGANAGGGAPITLAGAMALANAECLGGLVIHQLKRPGAPFLYGFNVSIMDMRTAIISYGAPEWSLTAAGQADMARYYRLPSWGFAGATDAKLVDAQAGAEAVFSVYNAMLSRNNLVHDVGYIEFGTTSSMEMIILVDEIIDMCRRLMEGIPVNPRTLAMEAIERAKARGGFIDDDHTLDNWREAQFQPRRLDRMQYDLWESSGKLDLYDKLNKEAREIMTTYKPEPKSPDVVKEITKMLQRR
- a CDS encoding PilZ domain-containing protein, with protein sequence MERREFLEEDRRKYPRYDSVPEITYTYGFYSEPIEAETLELSLGGARIHTAVPLLVGESLEVNISVDEEEIDVVAKVVHTSRLADDRFVVGLSFENISEIKRKVLNHFFSSYVRNYPRGSI